A part of Miscanthus floridulus cultivar M001 chromosome 6, ASM1932011v1, whole genome shotgun sequence genomic DNA contains:
- the LOC136456836 gene encoding BEL1-like homeodomain protein 9, which translates to MSSAAGGYGAGGAGSGAEPHCHGHGDFMLHHHAQHVAAQQLYHVPQHSRREKLRFPADDSPPHASASAPQQHAGVAWPPPAFYSYASSTSSYSPHSPTLAQAQLVVAHGLAPPLSSQIPTQNFALSLSSSSSNPPPAPPQPRRAHAAPSSPFGPFTGYAAVLGRSRFLVPAEKLLEEICDVGGAASHVDRSTSDEGLLDADPMEAIDHDMNGADRAASDAGPISGAEQQWKKTRLISMMEEVCKRYRLYYQQVQTVINSFEAVAGFSNAAPFAAMALRAMAKHFKCLKSMILSQLRNTTKAAAGKEGLSKDIVMFGLAGGSAAALQRASSVAAFGHGQPHHIWRPQRGLPERAVSVLRAWLFEHFLHPYPTDGDKQMLAKQTGLTRNQVSNWFINARVRLWKPMVEEIHNLEMRQVHKHPVLDKGQHALHHQTQHSSESSGKPSDPSDSQLGQSSSITRNHNIPASQGFADELSEMSHSIQQGQVTFAYNGLSTPHHSLASSQHHQQAGPMSGIGGTGTGGVSLTLGLHQNNRVCMAEPLLASLSPNLAHRFGLEEVSDPYMMGSFGNQDRHFGKEIGGHLVHDFVG; encoded by the exons ATGTCGTCCGCCGCGGGCGGGTACGGCGCCGGTGGTGCCGGGAGCGGCGCCGAGCCCCACTGCCACGGCCACGGCGACTTCATGCTGCACCACCATGCACAGCACGTCGCCGCGCAGCAGCTCTACCACGTGCCGCAGCACAGCCGCCGCGAGAAGCTGCGGTTCCCCGCGGACGACTCGCCGCCACACGCCTCCGCTTCCGCCCCGCAGCAGCACGCCGGGGTGGCCTGGCCGCCACCGGCGTTCTACTCCTACGCGTCCTCCACGTCGTCCTACTCCCCGCACAGCCCCACGCTGGCGCAGGCGCAGCTCGTCGTGGCGCACGGCCTCGCCCCGCCGCTGTCGTCGCAGATCCCGACGCAGAACTTCGCGCTCTCgctctcgtcctcgtcctcgaacCCGCCGCCCGCGCCCCCACAGCCGAGGAGGGCGCACGCCGCGCCCTCGTCGCCCTTCGGGCCCTTCACTGGCTACGCGGCCGTGCTGGGGCGCTCCCGTTTCCTCGTCCCTGCGGAGAAGCTGCTCGAGGAGATCTGCGACGTCGGGGGCGCCGCCTCGCACGTGGACCGCAGCACCTCCGACGAGGGCCTGCTCGACGCTGATCCGATGGAAGCCATCGATCACGACATGAACGGCGCCGACCGCGCCGCCTCGGATGCTGGGCCAATCTCCGGCGCCGAGCAGCAGTGGAAGAAGACTAGGCTCATCTCCATGATGGAAGAG GTTTGCAAGAGGTATCGGCTGTACTACCAGCAGGTTCAGACGGTGATCAACTCGTTCGAGGCCGTCGCCGGGTTCAGCAACGCAGCCCCGTTCGCGGCGATGGCGCTGAGAGCCATGGCGAAGCACTTCAAGTGCCTGAAGAGCATGATACTGAGCCAGCTGCGCAACACCACCAAGGCTGCTGCCGGCAAGGAGGGCCTCAGCAAGGACATCGTCATGTTCGGGCTTGCTGGCGGCAGCGCAGCCGCCCTCCAGAGAGCTAGCAGCGTAGCTGCCTTCGGCCACGGCCAGCCGCACCACATCTGGCGGCCACAGAGAGGGCTGCCGGAGCGCGCAGTGTCTGTCCTCCGCGCTTGGCTCTTCGAACACTTCTTGCACCC ATATCCAACTGATGGAGACAAGCAAATGCTTGCTAAACAGACGGGTTTAACACGGAACCAG GTATCGAACTGGTTTATTAATGCAAGGGTTCGTCTTTGGAAGCCAATGGTGGAAGAAATCCACAACCTCGAGATGAGGCAGGTGCACAAACACCCTGTTCTCGACAAAGGCCAGCACGCGTTGCATCACCAAACCCAGCATTCGTCCGAGAGCAGTGGAAAGCCCTCTGATCCTTCCGACTCTCAGCTCGGCCAAAGCAGCAGCATCACTAGGAACCACAACATCCCTGCGTCCCAGGGCTTTGCAGATGAGCTCTCCGAGATGTCCCACTCTATTCAGCAGGGACAGGTAACCTTTGCATACAATGGGCTGTCGACGCCACACCACAGCCTCGCTTCATCACAGCACCACCAGCAGGCAGGGCCAATGAGCGGCATTGGTGGTACGGGCACCGGTGGCGTCTCCCTCACCCTTGGTCTCCACCAGAATAACAGAGTCTGCATGGCCGAGCCGCTCCTGGCGTCCCTCTCTCCCAACCTTGCTCACCGTTTTGGGCTGGAGGAGGTCAGCGACCCCTACATGATGGGCTCTTTCGGAAACCAGGACCGGCATTTCGGCAAGGAGATCGGTGGCCATTTGGTTCATGATTTTGTTGGCTGA